A genomic region of Streptomyces sp. NBC_00247 contains the following coding sequences:
- a CDS encoding PhzF family phenazine biosynthesis protein produces the protein MSEFDVPDGIDVLRVFCAPDGRHGNALGVVRDGNDFPDETSRQVLAAELGFSETVFVDDPERGRVDIYTPGRRLPFAGHPLVGSAWLLDLEILELEVGDVFARQDGEFTWITARPEWAPPRDVVRYDSAAEVEALTGPPPGDGWLYVWAWEDEAAGRVRARAFPRRDDGIVEDEATGAAALLLTARLGRALNITQGRGSQILTAPAPDGTVEIGGRVVLAHRG, from the coding sequence ATGAGCGAATTCGACGTACCCGACGGCATCGACGTCCTGCGGGTGTTCTGCGCCCCCGACGGCCGGCACGGGAACGCCCTCGGTGTCGTACGGGACGGCAACGACTTTCCCGACGAGACTTCCCGCCAGGTGCTCGCCGCCGAACTCGGCTTCAGCGAGACGGTGTTCGTGGACGACCCGGAACGCGGGCGGGTGGACATCTACACCCCCGGGCGCCGGCTGCCCTTCGCCGGCCATCCGCTCGTCGGCAGTGCCTGGCTGCTCGACCTGGAGATCCTGGAACTCGAAGTGGGCGACGTGTTCGCCCGTCAGGACGGCGAGTTCACCTGGATCACGGCGCGCCCGGAGTGGGCGCCGCCGAGGGACGTGGTGCGGTACGACTCAGCCGCCGAGGTCGAGGCCCTGACCGGGCCCCCGCCGGGGGACGGCTGGCTGTACGTGTGGGCCTGGGAGGACGAGGCGGCGGGCCGCGTCCGGGCGAGGGCGTTCCCGCGCCGCGACGACGGCATCGTGGAGGACGAGGCGACCGGAGCGGCCGCCCTGCTGCTCACCGCACGGCTCGGCCGCGCGCTCAACATCACCCAGGGGCGCGGCTCCCAGATCCTCACCGCGCCCGCACCGGACGGCACGGTGGAGATCGGCGGCCGGGTCGTGCTGGCCCACCGGGGCTGA
- a CDS encoding HtaA domain-containing protein: MLSSRSTRALAVALFAVLLGALLPATAAQAASRTVQGGRLDWGIKSSFQSYVTGPIAGGSWSLTGGAATVGAGQFRFHSATGSYDPATGAFASGFSGGVHFVGHRTDDGSYELDLTIARPTVRISGGSGTLYADMTSKERGTGRVTTRSQVPLATLGLGGIDMRGGSTPVALDNIPATLTSQGASAFAGYYTAGTPLDPVTLSVDTAAPTTAAPKSSPSATPSASGKAGAPKDDADEAEGDETAGNGFVDAAVDWGVRRTYREYVTGPVAGGEWTLAGGAKDGGALFRFPEGKGTYDPGKRALEAAFAGSVHFTGADGLDLELAHLTVSVKSGTGTLRADATNAGAVSVNVPLVTFAAAGLTPKDGLAVLTEAPATLTTAGAKVFGSLYAAGTAMDPVTLAVAVDRGAKLPALPDLGSGATASAAATPSASPSVTVATAAETDFGPAAGWWLTVGALALAAAAGVLCAARRRARRSRVSEETPGD; the protein is encoded by the coding sequence ATGCTGTCGTCCCGATCCACCCGCGCGCTCGCCGTCGCGCTCTTCGCGGTCCTGCTGGGGGCCCTGCTCCCGGCCACCGCCGCACAAGCGGCGAGCCGTACGGTGCAAGGCGGGCGACTGGACTGGGGGATCAAGTCCTCCTTCCAGAGCTACGTCACCGGCCCCATCGCGGGCGGCAGTTGGAGCCTCACCGGCGGAGCCGCCACGGTCGGCGCGGGCCAGTTCCGCTTCCACTCGGCCACCGGTTCCTACGACCCGGCCACGGGCGCCTTCGCCTCCGGGTTCTCGGGCGGAGTCCACTTCGTCGGCCACCGCACGGACGACGGCTCCTACGAGCTCGACCTCACCATCGCCCGGCCCACCGTCCGGATCTCCGGCGGCTCCGGCACGCTCTACGCCGACATGACCAGCAAGGAGCGGGGGACCGGACGGGTCACCACCCGGTCCCAGGTGCCGCTCGCCACGCTCGGTCTCGGCGGCATCGACATGCGCGGCGGCTCCACCCCCGTCGCGCTCGACAACATCCCCGCGACGCTGACGTCGCAGGGCGCCTCCGCCTTCGCCGGCTACTACACGGCCGGCACCCCGCTCGACCCGGTGACGCTCTCCGTCGACACCGCCGCACCCACCACCGCCGCACCGAAGTCCTCGCCGTCCGCCACGCCGAGCGCGTCCGGGAAGGCCGGCGCCCCGAAGGACGACGCCGACGAGGCGGAAGGGGACGAGACGGCTGGGAACGGCTTCGTGGACGCGGCCGTCGACTGGGGCGTCCGCCGCACCTACCGCGAGTACGTCACCGGTCCGGTCGCCGGGGGTGAGTGGACCCTGGCGGGCGGCGCGAAGGACGGCGGTGCGCTGTTCCGCTTCCCCGAGGGGAAGGGGACGTACGACCCCGGGAAGCGGGCCTTGGAGGCGGCCTTCGCCGGCAGCGTCCACTTCACCGGGGCCGACGGGCTCGACCTGGAACTCGCCCACCTCACCGTCTCGGTGAAGTCCGGCACCGGCACCCTCCGCGCCGACGCCACGAACGCCGGAGCCGTCTCGGTGAACGTCCCGCTGGTCACCTTCGCCGCCGCGGGGCTCACACCGAAGGACGGGCTCGCGGTCCTCACCGAGGCGCCCGCCACCCTCACCACCGCCGGGGCGAAGGTCTTCGGTTCCCTGTACGCCGCCGGCACCGCCATGGACCCGGTCACCCTGGCCGTCGCCGTGGACCGGGGCGCGAAACTGCCCGCCCTGCCCGACCTGGGGAGCGGGGCCACCGCCTCGGCCGCTGCTACCCCCTCCGCGAGCCCGTCCGTCACCGTGGCGACGGCCGCCGAGACGGACTTTGGCCCGGCCGCCGGGTGGTGGCTGACAGTCGGCGCCCTCGCCCTCGCCGCCGCTGCCGGAGTGCTCTGTGCCGCCCGCCGCCGCGCCCGCCGCTCCCGGGTTTCCGAGGAGACCCCGGGCGACTGA
- a CDS encoding FecCD family ABC transporter permease, translating to MTATSRRERTGPMAPSPAAAPRRRTAPALTLALTVALLLGCLLSAGIGAYDIPLGDVLASVQHRAGLGGHALDRVGESVLWNVRLPRVALALLVGASLGCAGALMQGVFGNPLAEPGVIGVSSGAAVGAVASIALGLSFFGNWTVTVCAFAAGLATVLLVYALSRSGGRTEVVTLILTGIAVNAFAGALIGLFLFFADNAQVTQITFWQLGSLAQATWPKVLAVLPCAALGLLVAPFSARKLDLLALGERPARHLGVDVERLRIVLVLVVAMLTAAAVAVAGIISFVGLLVPHLLRMANGPGHRFLVPGSALGGALVLVVADLAARTVAAPAELPLGVLTALFGSPFFFWLLRRTRRKQGGWA from the coding sequence ATGACCGCCACCTCCCGGCGGGAACGCACCGGGCCGATGGCCCCCTCCCCCGCCGCCGCCCCCCGGCGGCGTACCGCGCCCGCCCTCACCCTCGCCCTGACGGTGGCGCTGCTCCTCGGCTGCCTGCTCTCGGCGGGCATCGGCGCGTACGACATCCCGCTCGGCGACGTACTCGCCTCGGTCCAGCACCGGGCCGGGCTGGGCGGCCACGCCCTGGACCGGGTCGGTGAGAGCGTGCTGTGGAACGTCCGGCTGCCCCGGGTCGCCCTCGCCCTGCTGGTCGGCGCCTCGCTCGGCTGCGCGGGCGCCCTGATGCAGGGCGTGTTCGGCAACCCGCTGGCCGAGCCCGGCGTCATCGGCGTCTCCTCCGGCGCGGCCGTCGGCGCGGTCGCCTCCATCGCCCTCGGCCTGAGCTTCTTCGGCAACTGGACCGTCACCGTCTGCGCGTTCGCCGCCGGTCTCGCGACGGTGCTCCTGGTGTACGCGCTCTCGCGGTCGGGCGGGCGGACCGAGGTGGTGACCCTGATCCTCACGGGAATCGCCGTCAACGCCTTCGCCGGGGCGCTGATCGGCCTGTTCCTCTTCTTCGCCGACAACGCCCAGGTCACCCAGATCACCTTCTGGCAGCTCGGCTCGCTGGCCCAGGCGACCTGGCCCAAGGTGCTGGCGGTGCTGCCGTGCGCGGCTCTCGGGCTGCTGGTCGCACCGTTCTCCGCACGGAAGCTGGACCTGCTCGCGCTGGGCGAGCGGCCGGCCCGTCATCTCGGGGTGGACGTGGAGCGGCTGCGGATCGTGCTGGTCCTGGTGGTGGCGATGCTGACCGCGGCGGCTGTCGCGGTCGCGGGGATCATCTCGTTCGTGGGGCTGCTCGTCCCCCATCTGCTGCGGATGGCGAACGGCCCCGGCCACCGTTTCCTGGTCCCCGGCAGCGCGCTGGGCGGAGCACTGGTACTGGTGGTGGCCGATCTGGCCGCCCGCACGGTGGCCGCGCCGGCCGAGCTTCCGCTCGGGGTGCTCACCGCACTCTTCGGCAGTCCGTTCTTCTTCTGGCTGTTGCGCAGGACCCGTCGCAAGCAAGGTGGTTGGGCATGA
- a CDS encoding biliverdin-producing heme oxygenase — protein sequence MDTSVGTVTPFSTVIRTASHEQHTEAETSTFMGDLLGGRLGVDAYTRYTEQLWFVYRALEEGSERLRLDPVAGPFVQEPLMRLTELERDLAHLRGPQWREGLEPLPATAAYAERVAACARDWPAGYIAHHYTRYLGDLSGGQIIRDRAEKTWGFAHKGDGVRFYVFEEITNPAAFKRSYRDLLDAVDADDLERQRIVDECKRAFALNTAVFRELGEVFPLSA from the coding sequence TTGGACACGTCCGTCGGCACCGTCACCCCGTTCTCCACGGTCATCCGCACCGCCTCCCACGAGCAGCACACGGAGGCGGAGACCTCGACCTTCATGGGCGACCTGCTCGGCGGACGCCTGGGCGTGGATGCGTACACCCGCTACACCGAACAACTGTGGTTCGTGTACCGCGCGTTGGAGGAGGGCTCCGAACGGCTGCGGCTGGACCCGGTCGCAGGGCCCTTCGTGCAGGAGCCGTTGATGCGGCTCACCGAACTGGAGCGCGACCTGGCGCACCTGCGGGGGCCGCAGTGGCGCGAGGGCCTGGAGCCACTGCCCGCCACGGCCGCGTACGCCGAACGGGTCGCGGCCTGCGCCCGCGACTGGCCCGCCGGCTACATAGCGCACCACTACACGCGTTACCTCGGCGACCTCTCCGGCGGCCAGATCATCCGCGACCGGGCCGAAAAGACCTGGGGTTTCGCGCACAAGGGTGACGGGGTGCGGTTCTACGTCTTCGAGGAGATAACCAACCCGGCCGCTTTCAAGCGGAGTTACCGGGATCTGCTGGACGCCGTCGACGCCGACGACCTGGAGCGGCAGCGCATCGTGGACGAGTGCAAGCGCGCCTTCGCGCTCAACACGGCCGTCTTCCGTGAACTGGGCGAGGTCTTCCCGCTCAGTGCCTGA
- a CDS encoding heme/hemin ABC transporter substrate-binding protein yields MPHTQDFAPPGRDTREPARTAPARLPGLRRPAAAVALALALALTGCGGTAGSGPKQAAAKGGSAAADRVEPLAATPVPELPVTVDSADGTEVTVASADRIVPLTGSLNEIVFTLGLGAHVVARDITATFEQASALPVVTRAHDVSAESVLSLRPTLVLADTTTGPAEAIDQIRDAGVPLLVVEPATELDDVARRIGTVAAALGVEEAGAALVERTAARLTAVREDVPEHADQPRVAFLYLRGSASVYLLGGARSGASSLLEAVGAVDAGKASGLTKDFTAITSEALAKAAPDAILVMTKGLESVGGIDGMLKIPGVAETPAGLDRRIVSVDDGVLLNYGPRTDQVLADIVGQLYAEGDGTR; encoded by the coding sequence GTGCCCCACACGCAGGACTTCGCCCCGCCGGGCCGGGACACCCGAGAGCCCGCGCGGACCGCGCCCGCCCGCCTTCCCGGGCTCCGCCGCCCGGCCGCCGCCGTGGCCCTCGCGCTGGCGCTGGCGCTCACCGGGTGCGGCGGCACGGCAGGCTCCGGCCCGAAGCAGGCCGCGGCGAAGGGTGGTTCGGCCGCGGCGGACCGGGTGGAGCCGCTGGCCGCCACCCCCGTGCCCGAGCTGCCGGTCACCGTCGACTCGGCGGACGGCACGGAGGTCACCGTCGCCTCGGCGGACCGGATCGTGCCGCTGACCGGCTCCCTCAACGAGATCGTCTTCACTCTCGGTCTCGGTGCGCACGTGGTCGCCCGGGACATCACCGCCACCTTCGAACAGGCCTCGGCCCTCCCCGTGGTGACCCGCGCCCACGACGTGTCCGCGGAGAGCGTCCTCTCGCTGAGGCCGACGCTCGTCCTCGCCGACACCACCACCGGCCCCGCCGAAGCGATCGACCAGATCCGGGACGCCGGTGTCCCGCTGCTGGTGGTCGAGCCGGCCACGGAACTCGACGACGTGGCACGGCGGATCGGCACCGTCGCCGCCGCGCTCGGCGTCGAGGAGGCGGGCGCCGCGCTGGTGGAGCGCACCGCCGCCCGGCTCACCGCGGTCCGCGAGGACGTGCCCGAGCACGCCGACCAGCCCCGGGTCGCCTTCCTCTACCTGCGCGGCTCCGCCTCCGTCTACCTGCTGGGCGGCGCACGGTCGGGGGCGAGTTCGCTGCTGGAGGCGGTCGGGGCGGTGGACGCGGGGAAGGCCTCCGGACTCACCAAGGACTTCACCGCCATCACCAGCGAGGCGCTGGCGAAGGCGGCACCCGACGCGATCCTCGTGATGACCAAGGGACTGGAGTCCGTCGGCGGGATCGACGGCATGCTGAAGATCCCCGGGGTCGCCGAGACCCCGGCCGGCCTGGACCGGCGGATCGTCTCCGTCGACGACGGCGTACTCCTCAACTACGGCCCGCGCACCGATCAGGTGCTGGCCGACATCGTGGGGCAGCTCTACGCCGAGGGCGACGGGACCCGATGA
- a CDS encoding HtaA domain-containing protein has product MAANRRPIALAAAVATAAALGATFALPALAADSGAATGTAAAAATRLELKDGTLDWGFKQSFRSYIGAAGKITVSNGAEQAANNGAFTFVHGKGSYDLATHGTDTAFEGGVNFWAHEGVLDITLSDVKVSTTGTGGAITADLKTPAGTQDDVAVADLDLSAVRPGQGDGGAMVFKDIPTTLTKLGSEAFNGMYQEGQALDPATLTVTAVTPATEEPTDEPTDEPTDEPTGEPTKEPTTAPTAEPTKEPTGTPSPDASATTPAAEQGALVDGTLDWGVKESFRSYVTGPIASGSVETTGGAKTTANGYRFGDATGRFDAAKKSLEADFKGQVRFLGHKSGDTYALDLSFSALRVEVTGTSGKLIADVSSKDRETGKTEVSKGLVVADLTVPAAAPTAKDGVVTLVGVPATLTEAGSAAFGGMYEKGEKLDALTVAVSLDENAQLPGTGATGSTGTTGSTGSTGSTGTTGSGSVGGGEGGSVGGSGSLAATGADLPTGALLAASGLVVAVGAGALVVARRRTGTAAA; this is encoded by the coding sequence ATGGCAGCCAATCGCCGCCCCATAGCCCTCGCCGCGGCCGTCGCCACCGCCGCCGCGCTGGGCGCCACCTTCGCGCTCCCGGCCCTCGCCGCCGACTCCGGTGCCGCCACCGGCACCGCCGCCGCCGCGGCGACCCGGCTGGAGCTGAAGGACGGCACGCTCGACTGGGGCTTCAAGCAGTCCTTCCGCAGTTACATCGGTGCCGCCGGAAAGATCACCGTCTCCAACGGCGCCGAACAGGCCGCGAACAACGGCGCGTTCACCTTCGTCCATGGCAAGGGAAGCTACGACCTCGCCACCCACGGCACCGACACCGCCTTCGAGGGCGGCGTCAACTTCTGGGCCCACGAAGGCGTCCTCGACATCACGCTCTCCGACGTCAAGGTCTCCACCACCGGGACCGGCGGCGCGATCACCGCCGACCTGAAGACCCCCGCGGGGACGCAGGACGACGTGGCCGTCGCCGACCTGGATCTGTCGGCCGTCCGGCCCGGTCAGGGCGACGGTGGAGCGATGGTCTTCAAGGACATCCCCACCACGCTGACGAAGCTCGGCTCCGAGGCGTTCAACGGCATGTACCAGGAGGGCCAGGCCCTCGACCCGGCCACGCTCACCGTCACGGCGGTCACCCCCGCGACCGAGGAGCCGACCGACGAGCCGACCGACGAGCCGACGGACGAGCCGACGGGCGAGCCGACGAAGGAGCCCACCACCGCGCCGACCGCCGAACCGACGAAGGAGCCGACCGGCACCCCCTCGCCGGACGCCTCCGCCACGACGCCCGCCGCCGAGCAGGGCGCCCTGGTGGACGGCACCCTCGACTGGGGCGTCAAGGAGTCCTTCCGCTCGTACGTCACCGGCCCGATCGCGAGCGGCTCGGTCGAGACGACCGGCGGCGCGAAGACCACCGCGAACGGCTACCGCTTCGGCGATGCCACCGGCCGGTTCGACGCGGCGAAGAAGAGCCTGGAGGCCGACTTCAAGGGCCAGGTCCGCTTCCTCGGCCACAAGAGCGGCGACACCTACGCCCTCGACCTCTCCTTCTCCGCCCTGCGCGTCGAGGTGACCGGCACCTCCGGCAAGCTGATCGCCGACGTGTCCTCCAAGGACCGCGAGACCGGAAAGACCGAGGTCAGCAAGGGCCTCGTCGTCGCCGACCTCACCGTGCCCGCCGCCGCACCGACCGCGAAGGACGGTGTGGTGACGCTCGTGGGCGTCCCCGCCACGCTCACCGAAGCCGGCTCCGCGGCCTTCGGCGGGATGTACGAGAAGGGGGAGAAGCTCGACGCGCTGACCGTCGCCGTCTCCCTCGACGAGAACGCCCAGCTGCCGGGTACCGGCGCCACGGGCTCGACCGGCACCACGGGCTCCACCGGCTCGACCGGTTCCACCGGCACCACCGGCTCCGGCTCGGTGGGTGGCGGCGAGGGCGGCAGCGTCGGCGGCTCGGGCTCGCTCGCCGCCACCGGCGCCGACCTGCCCACCGGTGCCCTGCTCGCCGCCTCCGGCCTCGTCGTCGCCGTCGGCGCGGGAGCGCTCGTCGTGGCACGCCGCCGTACCGGCACCGCAGCCGCCTGA
- the map gene encoding type I methionyl aminopeptidase — protein sequence MSGQSLLAPGEISPVRSVPGNVRRPEYVGKPGPTPYTGPEVQDSDTVERMRVAGRIAAQAMEEAARHIAPGVTTDELDRVAHEFMIDHGAYPSTLGYRGFPKSLCTSVNEVICHGIPDSTVLRDGDIVNLDVTAYINGVHGDNNATYLCGDVDEESRLLVERTRESLSRAVKAVRPGRQINVIGRVIESYAKRFGYGVVRDFTGHGINTSFHSGLIVPHYDSPHATTVMQPGMTFTIEPMLTLGTHEYDMWDDGWTVLTKDRKRTAQFEHTLVVTETGADILTLP from the coding sequence ATGTCTGGTCAGTCACTGCTCGCACCCGGGGAGATCTCTCCCGTCCGTTCCGTACCCGGAAATGTCCGGCGCCCCGAGTACGTGGGCAAGCCGGGCCCGACCCCGTACACAGGCCCGGAGGTCCAGGACTCCGACACCGTCGAACGGATGCGCGTCGCCGGCCGGATCGCCGCGCAGGCGATGGAGGAAGCCGCCAGGCACATCGCCCCGGGCGTCACCACCGACGAACTGGACCGCGTGGCCCACGAGTTCATGATCGACCACGGGGCGTACCCGTCGACGCTCGGCTACCGGGGCTTCCCCAAGTCCCTGTGCACCTCGGTCAACGAGGTCATCTGCCACGGCATCCCCGACTCGACCGTGCTGCGCGACGGCGACATCGTGAACCTGGACGTGACGGCGTACATCAACGGCGTGCACGGCGACAACAACGCCACCTACCTCTGCGGCGACGTGGACGAGGAGTCCCGGCTGCTGGTGGAGCGCACCCGCGAGTCGCTGAGCCGCGCCGTCAAGGCGGTCCGCCCCGGCCGCCAGATCAACGTGATCGGCCGGGTCATCGAGTCGTACGCCAAGCGCTTCGGCTACGGCGTGGTGCGGGACTTCACCGGGCACGGCATCAACACCTCGTTCCACTCCGGCCTGATCGTGCCGCACTACGACAGCCCGCACGCCACCACCGTGATGCAGCCGGGGATGACGTTCACCATCGAGCCGATGCTGACGCTGGGCACCCACGAATACGACATGTGGGACGACGGCTGGACCGTGCTCACCAAGGACCGCAAGCGGACGGCCCAGTTCGAGCACACCCTCGTGGTGACGGAGACCGGGGCGGACATCCTCACGCTGCCGTAG
- a CDS encoding MFS transporter, whose product MNVPRPRRASRTRRILRAALPDLAPWHASADFRLLWGQGLITFFGSFMALIALPLQIKELTGSPLAVGAMGAVELVPMVVFGLYGGALADAEDRRKVILATEAGLGVLAVILLVNALLPDPLLWPLYVVAGGVSALAGLQRPALDSLLARIVPHEHLPAAAALNALRWQVGAIAGPALAGLVVAYAGHATAYAVTVVTFAVSVVLCLRLTPAPPARDAVKPSLRGIAQGAAYAWSRPVLLGTYAIDMAAMFFAFPNAVFPFLADDLDAPWSLGLMYAAGSVGSLVLGLTSGWTSRVRRHGLFVVFGAAAWGLAIAGAGLFGSVWPVLVCLGVAGAGDMLSGLGRSAIWNQTIPEELRGRLAGIEVLSYSVGPQLGQVRAGAMAGWTGTRSAVWTGGVACVASVALLTATLPKLLRYDSATDEDAVRRRDAAATATAVTTGTGAPDAPGAPGVPAV is encoded by the coding sequence GTGAACGTCCCGCGCCCCCGCCGCGCTTCCCGTACCCGCCGCATCCTCCGCGCCGCCCTCCCCGACCTCGCTCCCTGGCACGCCTCCGCCGATTTCCGGCTGCTCTGGGGCCAGGGGCTGATCACGTTCTTCGGCAGTTTCATGGCGCTGATCGCGCTGCCGCTCCAGATCAAGGAGCTGACCGGATCCCCGCTGGCGGTCGGGGCGATGGGCGCGGTGGAGCTCGTGCCGATGGTGGTCTTCGGGCTGTACGGCGGGGCGCTCGCGGACGCCGAGGACCGCCGCAAGGTCATCCTCGCCACGGAGGCCGGACTCGGTGTGCTGGCCGTGATCCTGCTGGTCAACGCCCTGCTGCCGGACCCGCTGCTCTGGCCGCTGTACGTCGTCGCCGGGGGCGTGTCCGCGCTCGCGGGGCTCCAGCGGCCCGCGCTCGACTCGCTGCTGGCGCGGATCGTGCCGCACGAGCACCTGCCGGCCGCCGCCGCGCTGAACGCCCTGCGCTGGCAGGTGGGCGCCATCGCCGGTCCGGCCCTGGCGGGCCTGGTCGTCGCCTACGCCGGGCACGCCACCGCGTACGCGGTCACCGTCGTCACCTTCGCCGTCTCGGTCGTCCTGTGCCTGCGGCTCACCCCCGCGCCGCCCGCCCGCGACGCGGTCAAGCCGTCGCTGCGCGGGATCGCCCAGGGCGCGGCGTACGCGTGGAGCCGGCCGGTGCTGCTGGGGACGTACGCGATCGACATGGCGGCGATGTTCTTCGCGTTCCCGAACGCGGTCTTCCCGTTCCTCGCGGACGACCTGGACGCCCCGTGGTCGCTGGGACTGATGTACGCCGCCGGGTCGGTGGGCTCCCTGGTGCTGGGGCTGACCAGCGGCTGGACCTCCCGGGTGCGGCGGCACGGTCTCTTCGTGGTGTTCGGGGCCGCCGCCTGGGGGCTGGCCATCGCGGGGGCGGGGCTCTTCGGGAGCGTCTGGCCGGTGCTGGTCTGCCTGGGCGTCGCGGGTGCGGGCGACATGCTGAGCGGACTGGGCCGTTCTGCCATCTGGAACCAGACCATCCCGGAGGAACTGCGGGGCCGGCTGGCCGGTATCGAGGTGCTCTCCTACAGCGTCGGGCCGCAGCTGGGCCAGGTCCGGGCGGGTGCGATGGCGGGCTGGACCGGCACCCGCTCCGCGGTCTGGACGGGCGGGGTGGCCTGCGTCGCCTCGGTGGCCCTGCTGACGGCGACGCTCCCCAAACTGCTCCGGTACGACTCCGCCACCGACGAGGACGCCGTACGCCGCAGGGACGCCGCCGCGACGGCCACCGCCGTCACGACGGGCACCGGCGCCCCGGACGCGCCGGGCGCCCCGGGGGTGCCGGCGGTCTGA
- a CDS encoding bifunctional DNA primase/polymerase has protein sequence MGADSGRNRGTEGKISQWLRRRPKQQTDADGSARLGMLLAVAEAGMPISPAAHPLGHRCSCERIGCPTPARHPVSFAWQTQSTTDRAQIERWAEGQPLANFITATGMVHDVLDVPLSAGVSALERLTGRGIDVGPVARSGDDRMLFFTATRGTPEDEDEWWPCELDSHPETMDEHPGLRWHCRGSYVLLPPARLPGELDVRWVRGPEHPLPDPLTLLEALTDACAVYVDSDEATGLDPAAVAWPLGR, from the coding sequence ATGGGCGCCGATTCCGGCCGCAACCGCGGCACCGAGGGCAAGATTTCCCAGTGGCTGCGGCGACGACCCAAGCAGCAGACCGATGCGGACGGCTCGGCCCGACTGGGCATGCTCCTGGCCGTCGCCGAGGCGGGGATGCCGATCTCGCCCGCCGCCCACCCGCTCGGGCACCGATGTTCGTGCGAACGCATCGGATGTCCCACCCCCGCCCGTCACCCCGTGTCCTTCGCCTGGCAGACGCAGTCGACCACCGACCGCGCGCAGATCGAACGCTGGGCCGAAGGGCAGCCGCTGGCGAACTTCATCACCGCCACCGGGATGGTCCACGACGTGCTGGACGTGCCGCTCTCGGCCGGCGTCAGCGCCCTGGAACGGCTCACCGGACGCGGCATCGACGTCGGACCCGTCGCCCGCTCCGGCGACGACCGGATGCTCTTCTTCACCGCCACCCGCGGCACCCCCGAGGACGAGGACGAGTGGTGGCCCTGCGAGCTGGACTCGCACCCCGAGACGATGGACGAACACCCCGGGCTGCGCTGGCACTGCCGCGGCAGCTACGTCCTGCTCCCGCCCGCCCGTCTGCCTGGTGAGCTCGACGTGCGGTGGGTACGCGGCCCCGAACACCCGCTGCCGGACCCGCTGACCCTGCTGGAAGCGCTCACCGACGCCTGCGCCGTGTACGTGGACAGCGACGAGGCCACCGGCCTGGATCCCGCCGCGGTGGCCTGGCCGCTGGGCCGCTGA
- a CDS encoding heme ABC transporter ATP-binding protein, which yields MSTRERRGLLGLFAARERELPIRQASGTPVAEATGLSVRLGGRQVLDDVSLVAHAGEVVALVGPNGAGKSTLLAALAADLPPDAGGVRIDGRPAGSWTAGELALRRAVLPQSTVLSFPFPVAEVVRMGRAPWSGTARADEDEAAVAAAMEATEVSAFADRPFSALSGGERARVALARVLAQRAPLLLLDEPTAALDLRHQELVLRICRERSRAGDAVVVVLHDLGLAATYADRAVVLRGGRIAAAGPPAEVFTGPLLGEVYRQPVEVFPHPRTGAPLVVPARDL from the coding sequence ATGAGCACACGTGAACGACGCGGTCTGCTCGGACTCTTCGCCGCACGGGAACGCGAACTGCCGATCCGTCAGGCATCCGGCACACCGGTGGCGGAGGCCACCGGGCTCTCTGTGCGGCTCGGCGGCCGCCAGGTGCTCGACGACGTCTCGCTGGTCGCGCACGCGGGCGAGGTGGTGGCGCTCGTGGGCCCGAACGGCGCGGGCAAGTCCACGCTGCTCGCCGCGCTCGCCGCCGACCTGCCGCCCGACGCGGGCGGGGTACGGATCGACGGGCGGCCCGCCGGGTCCTGGACGGCCGGCGAACTCGCCCTGCGCCGGGCAGTGTTGCCGCAGTCGACGGTGCTCTCCTTCCCCTTCCCGGTGGCGGAGGTCGTCCGCATGGGGCGGGCCCCGTGGTCGGGTACGGCCCGGGCGGACGAGGACGAAGCGGCGGTGGCCGCCGCGATGGAGGCCACCGAGGTCTCCGCCTTCGCGGACCGGCCCTTCTCCGCGCTCTCCGGCGGCGAGCGGGCCCGGGTGGCACTGGCCCGGGTCCTCGCCCAGCGCGCCCCGCTGCTGCTGCTCGACGAACCCACGGCCGCGCTCGACCTGCGCCACCAGGAGTTGGTGCTGCGGATCTGCCGGGAGCGGTCCCGCGCCGGGGACGCAGTCGTCGTGGTGCTGCACGATCTGGGGCTGGCCGCCACGTACGCGGACCGGGCGGTGGTGCTGCGGGGCGGGCGGATCGCGGCGGCCGGACCGCCGGCCGAGGTCTTCACCGGCCCACTCCTCGGCGAGGTGTACCGGCAGCCCGTCGAGGTGTTCCCGCATCCGCGGACGGGGGCGCCCCTCGTCGTACCCGCCCGGGACCTGTGA